The Candidatus Margulisiibacteriota bacterium genome contains a region encoding:
- a CDS encoding ORF6N domain-containing protein: MKKSEALVTTEVIENRIFLLRGKKVMLDRDLASLYGVETKQLKRAVNRNKVRFPADFMFVLTKQEAQNSRCQIGTLKNSQGSNIKYLPYAFTEHGILMLSSVLNSARAVSVNIQIMRIFVKLRKAIITHKNLQRKIAVIIRHQHSQDQKISSVVEVINKFFAPEKESPQKQWGFLPPTKKNQTGK, translated from the coding sequence ATGAAAAAATCAGAAGCATTGGTAACTACGGAAGTTATTGAAAATAGAATATTTTTGCTTAGAGGCAAGAAAGTAATGTTGGATAGGGATTTAGCAAGTCTGTACGGTGTGGAAACCAAACAACTCAAAAGAGCGGTTAACCGGAACAAAGTTAGGTTTCCCGCAGATTTTATGTTCGTCTTGACCAAGCAAGAAGCGCAAAATTCAAGGTGCCAAATTGGCACCTTGAAAAACAGTCAGGGCTCAAACATCAAATACTTACCGTACGCATTTACAGAACATGGAATTCTAATGTTATCCAGCGTGCTTAATAGCGCAAGGGCAGTAAGCGTGAATATTCAAATTATGCGGATTTTCGTAAAGTTACGCAAAGCTATTATTACACATAAAAATTTACAAAGAAAAATAGCCGTCATTATTCGGCATCAACATTCTCAAGATCAGAAAATCAGCTCGGTAGTTGAGGTTATAAATAAATTTTTTGCGCCGGAAAAAGAATCGCCTCAAAAACAATGGGGATTTCTGCCACCAACTAAAAAAAATCAAACCGGAAAGTAA